Proteins encoded by one window of Vigna radiata var. radiata cultivar VC1973A chromosome 5, Vradiata_ver6, whole genome shotgun sequence:
- the LOC106760806 gene encoding uncharacterized protein LOC106760806, which translates to MGKKRHSEHSNDPFFVAAHNRTRQQPQCTQPDNDGVPEETCAQQNHSPKLASFTSQNAQLFITIPSFVALLLLVSSIVPAMCQPLQGNHTFRPHHELLYLRRVRAHLNKINKPPVKTIQSPDGDLIDCVLSHQQPAFDHPKLRNHTPLDPPERPRGKNQTKVDRESESFQLWSDSGETCPEGTVPIRRTTEEDILRASSIRRFGRKPRAVRRDSSGSGHEHAVVFVNGDQYYGARASINVWAPSVSDEFEFSLSQMWVIAGSFGKDLNTIEAGWQVSPQLYGDNYPRFFTYWTTDAYQTTGCYNLLCSGFIQTNNRVAIGAAISPRSAYNRRQFDISLMIWKDPKHGHWWLEFGSGVLVGYWPAKMFSQLRSHASMVQFGGEIVNSRSRGFHTATQMGSGHFAEEGFRKAAYFRNLEVVDWDNSLLPLTNIHHLADHSNCYNIRQGSSNVWGTYFYYGGPGRNVRCP; encoded by the exons ATGGGCAAGAAAAGACATTCAGAACATAGCAATGATCCATTTTTTGTTGCAGCTCACAACAGAACAAGACAACAACCTCAATGCACACAACCAGACAATGATGGTGTCCCAGAAGAGACATGTGCACAACAAAACCATTCTCCAAAATTGGCTTCTTTCACTTCCCAAAATGCTCAACTTTTCATAACTATACCTTCTTTTGTTGCCTTGCTGCTCCTTGTTTCTTCAATTGTCCCAGCAATGTGCCAACCCCTGCAGGGTAACCACACTTTTAGGCCACACCATGAGCTCCTCTACTTGAGGAGAGTCAGAGCTCACTTGAACAAGATTAACAAGCCTCCTGTCAAGACAATTCAG AGTCCAGATGGTGATTTGATAGATTGTGTGTTATCTCACCAGCAACCTGCTTTTGATCATCCAAAGCTTAGAAATCACACACCATTG GATCCACCAGAGAGGCCAAGGGGAAAAAACCAGACCAAAGTAGATAGGGAAAGTGAGAGCTTTCAGCTGTGGAGTGATTCTGGTGAAACATGCCCAGAAGGAACTGTACCAATCAGAAGAACAACAGAGGAGGATATTCTCAGAGCAAGTTCTATCCGAAGATTTGGAAGAAAACCAAGAGCTGTACGGAGAGACTCATCTGGCAGTGGTCATGAG CATGCTGTTGTTTTTGTAAATGGGGATCAATACTATGGAGCAAGGGCAAGCATAAACGTGTGGGCACCAAGTGTGAGTGATGAATTTGAATTCAGCTTATCACAAATGTGGGTTATTGCTGGGTCCTTTGGTAAAGATCTGAATACCATAGAAGCTGGTTGGCAG GTGAGTCCACAGCTGTATGGAGACAACTATCCAAGGTTCTTCACTTATTGGACA ACTGATGCATATCAAACAACTGGGTGCTACAATTTACTCTGTTCTGGCTTTATTCAGACCAACAATAGGGTAGCAATAGGAGCAGCAATCTCCCCAAGATCTGCTTACAACAGAAGACAGTTTGATATTAGCTTAATGATTTGGAAG GATCCAAAACATGGACATTGGTGGTTGGAGTTTGGATCAGGTGTACTAGTGGGATATTGGCCAGCAAAGATGTTCAGTCAGTTGAGGAGTCATGCAAGCATGGTGCAATTTGGAGGAGAAATAGTGAACAGTCGTTCGAGGGGTTTCCATACTGCCACACAAATGGGGAGTGGCCATTTTGCTGAAGAAGGGTTCAGAAAAGCAGCATATTTTAGAAACTTGGAAGTCGTTGATTGGGACAACAGCTTGCTTCCTCTTACAAACATTCATCATTTGGCTGATCATTCCAATTGCTATAACATAAGGCAAGGAAGCAGCAATGTTTGGGGAACTTACTTTTACTACGGTGGCCCTGGAAGAAATGTCAGATGCCCATga
- the LOC106760252 gene encoding uncharacterized protein LOC106760252, translated as MAENTRMKELAAEVNRLKDLPETMNKMVEALNLQDKEMKKLMELLATREKDHATRFETLESNLDSLLRLGVTQNTASSHPPFQVRNVKLDFPRFDGADVLQWIFKAEQFFGYYHTPDDQRLTIAAIHLDKEVVPWFQMQMRDNAFPTWIAFTRALELEYGPSPYECIRSSLFKLTQENSVQNYYVKFTNLANRVQGVTAEALLDCFVGGLKPDIRRDVLAQNPTTLLRCVSLAKLYEEKYISKPKPYHNTSSRNTPATNPNLSQSLKTTSLPPLLPSPTNTTPIKKMTSAEMQLRREKGLCFTCDDKFTPSHRCPNRQYLLLQLEEEEVLPAQESAPSELPLESPILLEPHLSYNALKGASGLGTMRFNGLINGVQVQVLLDSGSSNNFLQPRIAHCLKLPVEPIPEIKVLVGNGHALHAEGLVNNLEVKIQGNSLILPVYLLPVSGADLVLGASWLSTLGPHIADYSKLTIKFLSNNQFITLYGDYTQLPSQAHCHHLKRFHQTQAIAELYSLHFSFNTVSTDQPLDLPTNIAPDLAILLHTYKQVFSIPSGLPPYRLHNHSIPLIKGAQPVKVKPYRYPHSQKEQIEKMVKDMLDDGIISPSNSPFSSPIILVKKKDGT; from the coding sequence ATGGCCGAGAATACGCGCATGAAAGAACTCGCCGCCGAAGTGAACCGTCTCAAAGATCTACCGGAAACTATGAACAAAATGGTGGAAGCTTTGAACCTTCAAGATAAGGAGATGAAGAAGCTTATGGAGCTATTAGCTACTCGTGAGAAAGACCACGCTACTCGTTTTGAGACACTGGAGTCAAATCTGGACTCACTACTTCGATTGGGAGTCACACAGAATACTGCTTCGTCGCATCCACCATTTCAGGTGCGAAACGTCAAACTAGATTTTCCCAGATTTGATGGAGCTGATGTGTTACAATGGATTTTTAAGGCTGAGCAATTTTTTGGCTATTATCACACTCCTGATGACCAGAGACTCACTATTGCTGCCATACACCTAGATAAAGAGGTAGTTCCttggtttcaaatgcaaatGCGTGATAATGCTTTTCCAACTTGGATTGCTTTTACTAGAGCTCTGGAACTGGAATATGGACCTTCTCCCTATGAATGTATCAGATCTAGTTTATTCAAATTGACTCAGGAAAATTCTGTTCAGAATTACTATGTGAAGTTCACAAACTTGGCTAATAGAGTACAGGGGGTTACTGCTGAAGCTCTGTTAGATTGCTTTGTGGGGGGACTCAAACCTGATATTAGACGTGATGTTCTTGCTCAAAATCCAACCACGTTACTGAGATGTGTGTCACTGGCTAAACTCTATGAGGAAAAATACATATCCAAGCCGAAACCCTATCACAACACCTCTAGCCGTAATACACCAGCCACCAACCCAAATCTCTCTCAATCCCTCAAAACGACCAGTTTACCCCCACTTCTACCTAGTCCCACCAATACCACACCCATAAAAAAGATGACCTCTGCAGAAATGCAACTTCGAAGAGAAAAAGGACTATGTTTTACATGTGATGACAAGTTCACTCCTTCGCATAGATGTCCAAATAGGCAATACCTGTTGCTGCAACTTGAAGAAGAGGAAGTTCTTCCTGCACAAGAATCTGCTCCTAGTGAGCTACCCTTGGAATCTCCAATTTTATTGGAACCTCACTTGTCTTATAATGCTTTGAAAGGTGCCTCCGGGTTGGGGACTATGCGATTTAACGGTTTGATCAATGGAGTACAAGTCCAGGTGCTCCTTGATAGTGGTAGCTCCAATAATTTTTTGCAACCTAGAATTGCTCATTGCTTAAAGCTGCCTGTTGAGCCAATTCCAGAAATTAAAGTTTTGGTAGGGAATGGTCATGCTCTTCATGCTGAAGGCCTTGTCAATAATCTAGAGGTGAAGATTCAAGGGAATTCTCTCATTTTACCAGTTTATTTACTTCCAGTTTCGGGTGCTGATTTGGTCCTTGGAGCTTCTTGGCTCTCAACTCTAGGCCCTCACATAGCAGATTACAGCAAGTTGACCATCAAGTTTTTATCAAACAACCAATTCATTACATTATATGGGGATTATACTCAATTACCATCACAAGCTCACTGCCACCACCTTAAAAGATTCCACCAAACTCAAGCCATTGCTGAATTATATTcccttcatttttctttcaacacaGTTTCCACTGACCAACCTCTGGACTTGCCCACAAATATTGCCCCTGATCTAGCCATCTTGTTGCACACGTACAAACAAGTCTTTTCCATTCCCTCTGGTTTACCTCCATACCGACTTCACAACCACTCAATTCCCTTAATTAAGGGTGCCCAACCTGTGAAAGTTAAGCCATATAGATACCCCCATAGTCAAAAGGAACAGATTGAAAAAATGGTGAAAGATATGTTGGATGATGGTATAATTTCTCCTAGCAATAGCCCTTTCTCTTCTCCCATCATATTGGTTAAGAAGAAAGATGGCACTTGA
- the LOC106759763 gene encoding jmjC domain-containing protein 4 isoform X2 has protein sequence MGIIIKGEIERVNGKELSYIEFVDRYMEKNKPVVITGLMDHWRAHSDWVTLHSQPNFQFFSTHFGASKVQKREEMLVSDFIARCLLQEEASPVQCNNETCAINGASVSVPYLKDWHFVKEYPEYVAYETPRFFCDDWLNLYLDNFKIHIDSDTQQPNEEICCSDYRFVYIGVKGSWTPLHADVFRSYSWSSNVCGKKKWLFLDPSQCHLIFDRNMKNCVYNIFDEVSNSKFPGFSKAIWLECTQDAGEIIFVPSGWYHQVHNLEDTISINHNWFNAYNLSWVWNLLVRDYNEAKDYIEDIKDICDDFEGLCQRNLAANTGMNFYDFFTFMSYFTLANLVLLRYINRRYGSATGSSSTIAQHLSMNLGCLRKTASEMKHVRALEGNHNCVVDITKAFEDRRFSKLFMHVGRTYAMVHEQSHLASDFESSTMSDLMDFNNSKSYTSQIYTPEDLIQFIDNVVAEEEPSVLRVT, from the exons ATGGGTATCATCATAAAGGGAGAAATAGAGAGGGTAAATGGGAAGGAACTGAGTTACATTGAATTTGTGGATAGATATATGGAGAAGAACAAACCCGTGGTAATCACTGGGCTAATGGACCATTGGCGAGCTCACAGTGATTGGGTCACACTTCATTCCCAACCcaactttcaatttttctcaACTCATTTTGGAGCTTCTAAAGTTCAG AAAAGAGAGGAGATGTTGGTCTCCGATTTTATAGCGCGTTGCCTTCTTCAAGAGGAGGCTTCTCCTGTTCAATGTAATAATGAAACTTGTGCAATTAATGGTGCCTCTGTATCTGTACCGTATTTGAAGGATTGGCATTTTGTAAAG GAGTATCCTGAGTATGTAGCATATGAGACTCCAAGGTTCTTTTGTGATGACTGGCTCAATCTGTATCTTGACAACTTCAAAATCCATATTGATTCTGACACACAACAACCGAATGAGGAAATATGTTGCTCTGACTATCGATTTGTTTACATAGGGGTGAAAG GATCTTGGACTCCTCTTCATGCTGATGTTTTCAGGTCCTATAGCTGGTCGTCAAATGTCTGTGGAAAGAAGAAATGGCTTTTTCTAGATCCTTCCCAGTGTCATCTTATATTTGACAG GAATATGAAAAATTGTGTATATAATATCTTTGACGAAGTATCAAACTCGAAATTTCCTGGTTTTAGCAAG GCTATCTGGTTGGAATGCACACAAGATGCTGGTGAAATTATATTTGTTCCCAGCGGATGGTATCATCAAGTTCATAATTTG GAGGATACGATATCTATAAACCACAACTGGTTCAACGCTTATAACCTTTCCTGGGTG TGGAATTTACTTGTAAGAGACTACAATGAGGCCAAGGACTACATAGAAGACATCAAGGATATATGTGATGATTTTGAAGGTCTATGCCAGCGCAATCTTGCTGCTAACACAG GGATGAATTTTTATGACTTCTTCACTTTCATGTCATACTTCACCTTGGCCAACTTAGTGTTGCTTCGttatataaatagaagatatgGAAGTGCTACTGGAAGTTCATCAACAATAGCTCAGCATTTATCCATGAATCTTGGGTGTTTAAGGAAGACCGCTTCAGAAATGAAACACGTACGTGCTCTAGAAGGAAATCATAATTGCGTTGTGGATATTACCAAAGCATTTGAAGATCGTAGATTTTCCAAATTATTCATGCATGTAGGAAGAACATATGCCATGGTACATGAGCAATCTCACTTGGCCTCTGATTTCGAGAGCTCTACAATGAGTGATTTGATGGACTTCAACAATTCAAAATCATACACATCTCAGATCTACACACCTGAAGATCTTATTCAATTTATAGACAATGTAGTTGCAGAAGAGGAGCCATCTGTACTTCGTGTTACTTAA
- the LOC106759763 gene encoding jmjC domain-containing protein 4 isoform X3 yields MGIIIKGEIERVNGKELSYIEFVDRYMEKNKPVVITGLMDHWRAHSDWVTLHSQPNFQFFSTHFGASKVQEYPEYVAYETPRFFCDDWLNLYLDNFKIHIDSDTQQPNEEICCSDYRFVYIGVKGSWTPLHADVFRSYSWSSNVCGKKKWLFLDPSQCHLIFDRNMKNCVYNIFDEVSNSKFPGFSKAIWLECTQDAGEIIFVPSGWYHQVHNLEDTISINHNWFNAYNLSWVWNLLVRDYNEAKDYIEDIKDICDDFEGLCQRNLAANTGMNFYDFFTFMSYFTLANLVLLRYINRRYGSATGSSSTIAQHLSMNLGCLRKTASEMKHVRALEGNHNCVVDITKAFEDRRFSKLFMHVGRTYAMVHEQSHLASDFESSTMSDLMDFNNSKSYTSQIYTPEDLIQFIDNVVAEEEPSVLRVT; encoded by the exons ATGGGTATCATCATAAAGGGAGAAATAGAGAGGGTAAATGGGAAGGAACTGAGTTACATTGAATTTGTGGATAGATATATGGAGAAGAACAAACCCGTGGTAATCACTGGGCTAATGGACCATTGGCGAGCTCACAGTGATTGGGTCACACTTCATTCCCAACCcaactttcaatttttctcaACTCATTTTGGAGCTTCTAAAGTTCAG GAGTATCCTGAGTATGTAGCATATGAGACTCCAAGGTTCTTTTGTGATGACTGGCTCAATCTGTATCTTGACAACTTCAAAATCCATATTGATTCTGACACACAACAACCGAATGAGGAAATATGTTGCTCTGACTATCGATTTGTTTACATAGGGGTGAAAG GATCTTGGACTCCTCTTCATGCTGATGTTTTCAGGTCCTATAGCTGGTCGTCAAATGTCTGTGGAAAGAAGAAATGGCTTTTTCTAGATCCTTCCCAGTGTCATCTTATATTTGACAG GAATATGAAAAATTGTGTATATAATATCTTTGACGAAGTATCAAACTCGAAATTTCCTGGTTTTAGCAAG GCTATCTGGTTGGAATGCACACAAGATGCTGGTGAAATTATATTTGTTCCCAGCGGATGGTATCATCAAGTTCATAATTTG GAGGATACGATATCTATAAACCACAACTGGTTCAACGCTTATAACCTTTCCTGGGTG TGGAATTTACTTGTAAGAGACTACAATGAGGCCAAGGACTACATAGAAGACATCAAGGATATATGTGATGATTTTGAAGGTCTATGCCAGCGCAATCTTGCTGCTAACACAG GGATGAATTTTTATGACTTCTTCACTTTCATGTCATACTTCACCTTGGCCAACTTAGTGTTGCTTCGttatataaatagaagatatgGAAGTGCTACTGGAAGTTCATCAACAATAGCTCAGCATTTATCCATGAATCTTGGGTGTTTAAGGAAGACCGCTTCAGAAATGAAACACGTACGTGCTCTAGAAGGAAATCATAATTGCGTTGTGGATATTACCAAAGCATTTGAAGATCGTAGATTTTCCAAATTATTCATGCATGTAGGAAGAACATATGCCATGGTACATGAGCAATCTCACTTGGCCTCTGATTTCGAGAGCTCTACAATGAGTGATTTGATGGACTTCAACAATTCAAAATCATACACATCTCAGATCTACACACCTGAAGATCTTATTCAATTTATAGACAATGTAGTTGCAGAAGAGGAGCCATCTGTACTTCGTGTTACTTAA
- the LOC106759763 gene encoding jmjC domain-containing protein 4 isoform X1 encodes MGIIIKGEIERVNGKELSYIEFVDRYMEKNKPVVITGLMDHWRAHSDWVTLHSQPNFQFFSTHFGASKVQVADCDTREFTDQKREEMLVSDFIARCLLQEEASPVQCNNETCAINGASVSVPYLKDWHFVKEYPEYVAYETPRFFCDDWLNLYLDNFKIHIDSDTQQPNEEICCSDYRFVYIGVKGSWTPLHADVFRSYSWSSNVCGKKKWLFLDPSQCHLIFDRNMKNCVYNIFDEVSNSKFPGFSKAIWLECTQDAGEIIFVPSGWYHQVHNLEDTISINHNWFNAYNLSWVWNLLVRDYNEAKDYIEDIKDICDDFEGLCQRNLAANTGMNFYDFFTFMSYFTLANLVLLRYINRRYGSATGSSSTIAQHLSMNLGCLRKTASEMKHVRALEGNHNCVVDITKAFEDRRFSKLFMHVGRTYAMVHEQSHLASDFESSTMSDLMDFNNSKSYTSQIYTPEDLIQFIDNVVAEEEPSVLRVT; translated from the exons ATGGGTATCATCATAAAGGGAGAAATAGAGAGGGTAAATGGGAAGGAACTGAGTTACATTGAATTTGTGGATAGATATATGGAGAAGAACAAACCCGTGGTAATCACTGGGCTAATGGACCATTGGCGAGCTCACAGTGATTGGGTCACACTTCATTCCCAACCcaactttcaatttttctcaACTCATTTTGGAGCTTCTAAAGTTCAG GTTGCTGATTGTGACACCAGAGAATTCACTGATCAGAAAAGAGAGGAGATGTTGGTCTCCGATTTTATAGCGCGTTGCCTTCTTCAAGAGGAGGCTTCTCCTGTTCAATGTAATAATGAAACTTGTGCAATTAATGGTGCCTCTGTATCTGTACCGTATTTGAAGGATTGGCATTTTGTAAAG GAGTATCCTGAGTATGTAGCATATGAGACTCCAAGGTTCTTTTGTGATGACTGGCTCAATCTGTATCTTGACAACTTCAAAATCCATATTGATTCTGACACACAACAACCGAATGAGGAAATATGTTGCTCTGACTATCGATTTGTTTACATAGGGGTGAAAG GATCTTGGACTCCTCTTCATGCTGATGTTTTCAGGTCCTATAGCTGGTCGTCAAATGTCTGTGGAAAGAAGAAATGGCTTTTTCTAGATCCTTCCCAGTGTCATCTTATATTTGACAG GAATATGAAAAATTGTGTATATAATATCTTTGACGAAGTATCAAACTCGAAATTTCCTGGTTTTAGCAAG GCTATCTGGTTGGAATGCACACAAGATGCTGGTGAAATTATATTTGTTCCCAGCGGATGGTATCATCAAGTTCATAATTTG GAGGATACGATATCTATAAACCACAACTGGTTCAACGCTTATAACCTTTCCTGGGTG TGGAATTTACTTGTAAGAGACTACAATGAGGCCAAGGACTACATAGAAGACATCAAGGATATATGTGATGATTTTGAAGGTCTATGCCAGCGCAATCTTGCTGCTAACACAG GGATGAATTTTTATGACTTCTTCACTTTCATGTCATACTTCACCTTGGCCAACTTAGTGTTGCTTCGttatataaatagaagatatgGAAGTGCTACTGGAAGTTCATCAACAATAGCTCAGCATTTATCCATGAATCTTGGGTGTTTAAGGAAGACCGCTTCAGAAATGAAACACGTACGTGCTCTAGAAGGAAATCATAATTGCGTTGTGGATATTACCAAAGCATTTGAAGATCGTAGATTTTCCAAATTATTCATGCATGTAGGAAGAACATATGCCATGGTACATGAGCAATCTCACTTGGCCTCTGATTTCGAGAGCTCTACAATGAGTGATTTGATGGACTTCAACAATTCAAAATCATACACATCTCAGATCTACACACCTGAAGATCTTATTCAATTTATAGACAATGTAGTTGCAGAAGAGGAGCCATCTGTACTTCGTGTTACTTAA
- the LOC106759763 gene encoding jmjC domain-containing protein 4 isoform X4 produces the protein MLVSDFIARCLLQEEASPVQCNNETCAINGASVSVPYLKDWHFVKEYPEYVAYETPRFFCDDWLNLYLDNFKIHIDSDTQQPNEEICCSDYRFVYIGVKGSWTPLHADVFRSYSWSSNVCGKKKWLFLDPSQCHLIFDRNMKNCVYNIFDEVSNSKFPGFSKAIWLECTQDAGEIIFVPSGWYHQVHNLEDTISINHNWFNAYNLSWVWNLLVRDYNEAKDYIEDIKDICDDFEGLCQRNLAANTGMNFYDFFTFMSYFTLANLVLLRYINRRYGSATGSSSTIAQHLSMNLGCLRKTASEMKHVRALEGNHNCVVDITKAFEDRRFSKLFMHVGRTYAMVHEQSHLASDFESSTMSDLMDFNNSKSYTSQIYTPEDLIQFIDNVVAEEEPSVLRVT, from the exons ATGTTGGTCTCCGATTTTATAGCGCGTTGCCTTCTTCAAGAGGAGGCTTCTCCTGTTCAATGTAATAATGAAACTTGTGCAATTAATGGTGCCTCTGTATCTGTACCGTATTTGAAGGATTGGCATTTTGTAAAG GAGTATCCTGAGTATGTAGCATATGAGACTCCAAGGTTCTTTTGTGATGACTGGCTCAATCTGTATCTTGACAACTTCAAAATCCATATTGATTCTGACACACAACAACCGAATGAGGAAATATGTTGCTCTGACTATCGATTTGTTTACATAGGGGTGAAAG GATCTTGGACTCCTCTTCATGCTGATGTTTTCAGGTCCTATAGCTGGTCGTCAAATGTCTGTGGAAAGAAGAAATGGCTTTTTCTAGATCCTTCCCAGTGTCATCTTATATTTGACAG GAATATGAAAAATTGTGTATATAATATCTTTGACGAAGTATCAAACTCGAAATTTCCTGGTTTTAGCAAG GCTATCTGGTTGGAATGCACACAAGATGCTGGTGAAATTATATTTGTTCCCAGCGGATGGTATCATCAAGTTCATAATTTG GAGGATACGATATCTATAAACCACAACTGGTTCAACGCTTATAACCTTTCCTGGGTG TGGAATTTACTTGTAAGAGACTACAATGAGGCCAAGGACTACATAGAAGACATCAAGGATATATGTGATGATTTTGAAGGTCTATGCCAGCGCAATCTTGCTGCTAACACAG GGATGAATTTTTATGACTTCTTCACTTTCATGTCATACTTCACCTTGGCCAACTTAGTGTTGCTTCGttatataaatagaagatatgGAAGTGCTACTGGAAGTTCATCAACAATAGCTCAGCATTTATCCATGAATCTTGGGTGTTTAAGGAAGACCGCTTCAGAAATGAAACACGTACGTGCTCTAGAAGGAAATCATAATTGCGTTGTGGATATTACCAAAGCATTTGAAGATCGTAGATTTTCCAAATTATTCATGCATGTAGGAAGAACATATGCCATGGTACATGAGCAATCTCACTTGGCCTCTGATTTCGAGAGCTCTACAATGAGTGATTTGATGGACTTCAACAATTCAAAATCATACACATCTCAGATCTACACACCTGAAGATCTTATTCAATTTATAGACAATGTAGTTGCAGAAGAGGAGCCATCTGTACTTCGTGTTACTTAA